One Salvelinus namaycush isolate Seneca chromosome 4, SaNama_1.0, whole genome shotgun sequence genomic window carries:
- the LOC120046813 gene encoding protein FAM104A-like isoform X2 has product MLTENRKRRRGGDNEGDQLAKRSGGGQEGHALVSKLGQDVWDSESSGSDSSSGISSPERAGGGASTSTCTQSQKNCTSQGLLSPSPEDPSISSLSRYGSSTPYDHINSVLREAVQSADQRSARIYVTSTHP; this is encoded by the exons GAAGCGGCGGCGGGGTGGAGACAATGAGGGGGACCAGCTGGCCAAAAGGTCAGGAGGGGGGCAGGAGGGTCACGCCCTGGTGTCCAAGCTTGGCCAAGATGTCTGGGACTCTGAG tcgtccGGCAGTGACAGCAGTAGTGGTATCAGTAGTCCTGAGAGGGCAGGGGGAGGAGCCAGCACCAGCACATGTACACAGAGCCAGAAGAACTGCACTTCCCAGGGTCTCCTCAGTCCCTCGCCAGAAGACCCTTCAATTTCCTCGTTGAGTCGCTATGGCAGCAGCACTCCCTATGACCACATCAACAGTGTCCTGAGGGAGGCTGTCCAGTCTGCAGACCAGAGGTCAGCCAGGATCTACGTGACCTCAACTCACCCCTGA
- the LOC120046813 gene encoding uncharacterized protein LOC120046813 isoform X1 encodes MLTENRKRRRGGDNEGDQLAKRSGGGQEGHALVSKLGQDVWDSESSGSDSSSGISSPERAGGGASTSTCTQSQKNCTSQGLLSPSPEDPSISSLSRYGSSTPYDHINSVLREAVQSADQRSISRSEHRLLILPPQKRGDHDYTHLHRSIFCDNTTFSIVQNVPMEMSFLFLPFLIEETVERKNPAALQF; translated from the exons GAAGCGGCGGCGGGGTGGAGACAATGAGGGGGACCAGCTGGCCAAAAGGTCAGGAGGGGGGCAGGAGGGTCACGCCCTGGTGTCCAAGCTTGGCCAAGATGTCTGGGACTCTGAG tcgtccGGCAGTGACAGCAGTAGTGGTATCAGTAGTCCTGAGAGGGCAGGGGGAGGAGCCAGCACCAGCACATGTACACAGAGCCAGAAGAACTGCACTTCCCAGGGTCTCCTCAGTCCCTCGCCAGAAGACCCTTCAATTTCCTCGTTGAGTCGCTATGGCAGCAGCACTCCCTATGACCACATCAACAGTGTCCTGAGGGAGGCTGTCCAGTCTGCAGACCAGAG GTCCATCAGCCGCAGTGAACATCGACTGCTCATCCTCCCACCACAAAAAAGAGGGGACCATGATTACACCCACTTGCACAGAAGTATTTTTTGTGACAACACCACATTCTCCATTGTTCAGAATGTTCCAATGGAAATGAGCTTTTTGTTTCTCCCGTTCTTGATagaggaaactgttgagcgtaaaaacccagcagcgctgcagttctag